The following are encoded in a window of Spea bombifrons isolate aSpeBom1 chromosome 2, aSpeBom1.2.pri, whole genome shotgun sequence genomic DNA:
- the EEF1AKMT3 gene encoding EEF1A lysine methyltransferase 3: MQWESGLSEVLPRDLGSLFSDTYTEESCYKFCGQELRITQLYGANLGVAAPVWDAALNLCSYIEEQKLNFKGKKVIELGAGTGIVGILVSLLGGDVTVTDLPHTLPQIEKNVLANVPPNQIPRVCALSWGLDQEQFPQDFDYIIGADIVYLKETYPLLIQTLQHLCGPHTTVLLSSKMRQEHGTVAFFQNVLPQHFALELVQRDEDEDINIYKVTRCQN; the protein is encoded by the exons ATGCAATGGGAGAGCGGCCTGAGCGAGGTGCTGCCGCGGGACCTGGGCTCACTCTTCTCGGACACTTACACGGAGGAGAGCTGCTACAAATTCTGCGGCCAAGAGCTGCGCATCACCCAGCTTTATGGCGCTAACCTCGGAGTGGCGGCTCCCGTGTGGGACGCG GCATTGAATCTCTGCAGCTATATTGAAGAGCAGAAGTTGAATTTTAAAGGGAAGAAAGTAATCGAGTTGGGTGCTGGAACTGGTATCGTGGGAATTCTGGTGTCCTTGTTGG GTGGGGATGTGACTGTGACAGATCTTCCGCACACACTGCCACAGATCGAGAAAAATGTGCTTGCCAATGTTCCACCAAACCAAATCCCACGCGTCTGTGCTCTGTCATGGGGCCTTGACCAAGAGCAGTTTCCTCAAGACTTTGACTACATCATTGGGGCTGATATAGTATACCTAAAGGAGACATATCCCCTCTTGATTCAGACTCTTCAGCATCTTTGTGGACCTCACACAACTGTATTGCTGTCCTCAAAAATGCGTCAAGAACACGGCACAGTGGCCtttttccaaaatgtcttgccCCAGCATTTTGCTTTGGAGCTTGTTCAAAGAGATGAAGATGAGGACATCAATATCTACAAAGTGACCCGCTGTCAGAACTGA
- the TSFM gene encoding elongation factor Ts, mitochondrial, translating into MASLSGFLRAKLIFWQQTGLFHSGVRLLAADKDLLVKLRKKTGYSFINCKKALEKFSNDAKQAETWLHQQAQKEGWNKASKLQGRKTTEGLVGLLQEGNTAVMVEVNCETDFVARNVKFQLLVQQVAVGTLRYCQGREQNLSSYLKGFLSADELLQMKTDETLIKDQLAMAIGKLGENMTVKRAAWVMTPSNIFIGSYMHGTLPVDVASLSNMMFGKYGALVLYQAADSSAKSSISELGRRLGQHVVGMSPLSVGSIEDESSGEMETRMLAQPYLLEPSLTVGQYVQPRGVQVLDFVRFECGEETEPTEAR; encoded by the exons ATGGCTTCGCTGTCCGGATTTCTGCGTGCCAAG CTCATCTTCTGGCAGCAGACCGGACTCTTCCACTCGGGTGTCAGATTATTGGCAGCAGACAAGGACCTTCTGGTGAAACTAAGGAAGAAAACTGGCTATTCGTTTATAAACTGCAAGAAAGCACTGGAGAAGTTCAGCAATGATGCCAAGCAA GCAGAAACATGGCTACATCAGCAGGCTCAGAAGGAAGGATGGAATAAAGCTTCCAAACTACAAGGAAGAAAGACTACAGAAGGCCTTGTGGGACTGTTACAGGAAGGGAACACGGCTGTGATGGTGGAG GTGAATTGCGAAACTGACTTTGTTGCCAGAAATGTGAAGTTTCAGCTGCTGGTCCAGCAGGTGGCAGTAGGGACACTGAGGTACTGCCAGGGCCGCGAGCAGAACCTGTCTTCCTACCTAAAG GGGTTTTTGAGTGCCGATGAGTTATTACAGATGAAAACAGATGAGACATTAATTAAAGACCAGCTGGCTATGGCAATAG gaaagcttggagaaaatatgACAGTGAAGAGAGCTGCCTGGGTGATGACTCCTTCCAACATTTTCATTGGTTCCTACATGCATGGCACCCTACCCGTGGACGTCGCCTCCCTGTCAAACATGATGTTTGGAAAATACGGGGCTCTTGTTTTATACCAGGCAGCTGACAGCAGTGCCAAAAGCAGTATCTCTGAACTTGGACGCAGGCTTGGCCAACATGTAGTGGGCATGAGTCCTTTGTCAGTGGGATCCATAGAGGATGAGTCAAGTGGAGAGATGGAGACCAGGATGCTGGCCCAGCCCTACCTTCTAGAGCCCAGCCTCACTGTGGGACAGTATGTGCAGCCAAGAGGGGTGCAGGTACTGGACTTTGTGCGTTTTGAATGTGGGGAAGAAACAGAGCCCACAGAAGCCAGATAA